One region of Dehalococcoidia bacterium genomic DNA includes:
- a CDS encoding cation-translocating P-type ATPase, with product MNSDRRDPWYNLSADEALARLDSSSGGLSHEEVASRLEKYGYNELEGDDSVSPWRLLLEQFKNVLIIILLVAVALSAFLGEVTDAIVIFIIILFAAGLGFFQEYRAGRAIQALKRMAAPLASVLRSGVETDVPARELVPGDVILLTMGDMVPADARIIEEVNLRTNEAPLTGESNAIEKNSGRIEGDAGLGDRVNMVFSGTVAVYGRGKAVVVETGSGTEFGQIARMLKEVREERTPLQVNLDSIGKYIAIGALILCAVLAGMGIWRGHPPLEMLIWGVSLAVAAVPEALPAVVTISLALGVRRMVKRHALVRRLSAVETLGCTTVICSDKTGTLTEDQMTMKKIYLDGQFIEVTGTGYEPTGEFYRDGSKLDPADPVLQKYLKAANLCANAKLYQEDDRWRIKGDPTEGAFLVAAAKAGLIEYQAGNDNPLVGEIPFTSETKRMVVAYREPDGVVAYSNGAAEVILNACEYIYRDGREVRLNEDEKARIHGKIHQMAAEALRVLGTAYKRLPGGFNTEEFTVRGMVLLGLGGMIDPPRSEAKGSIAVCDQAGIRTIMITGDHKLTAVTIAGELGIMKGGMALTGEEINGMSEEEFNRTAEEVDVYARVSPEHKLRVVEALARKGHVVAMTGDGVNDAPALKKADIGIAMGIKGTDVTREAADMILTDDNFASIVAAVEEGRAIYDNIKKYLVFLLSCNLGEILLMASAILLGPLLGIPGGALPLIAVQILYVNLATDGLPALALAVDPYSKDVMFRKPRPRNQTVFTRNTVSYMVVMGVWTCLASIFVFIWALNRGESLLEAQSLCFVTLIIIQFLNAFNCRSLERSLFNLGVEQNRWLLAAVGWELTLLLLVVYVPLLQGAFNTYSLTVEDWVVAISSALTIVVVAEIYKLISVRLNR from the coding sequence ATGAATTCTGACAGGAGAGATCCCTGGTATAACCTGTCTGCTGATGAAGCGCTGGCCAGGTTGGATTCCAGCAGCGGCGGACTGAGCCATGAAGAGGTTGCCTCCAGGCTGGAGAAGTACGGGTACAATGAGCTGGAAGGTGATGACAGCGTATCGCCGTGGCGGCTGCTGCTGGAGCAATTCAAGAACGTTCTGATCATAATACTGCTGGTCGCAGTTGCGCTCTCCGCCTTCCTGGGCGAGGTCACCGACGCCATCGTTATTTTCATTATTATTTTATTCGCTGCCGGCCTGGGCTTTTTCCAGGAATACCGGGCGGGACGCGCCATCCAGGCGCTCAAGCGTATGGCGGCGCCGCTGGCCTCGGTGTTGCGGAGTGGAGTGGAGACCGATGTGCCCGCCAGGGAGCTGGTGCCGGGCGATGTTATCCTGCTGACCATGGGCGATATGGTGCCCGCCGACGCCCGCATTATCGAGGAGGTCAACCTGAGGACCAACGAGGCGCCGTTGACCGGGGAATCCAATGCGATTGAGAAGAATAGCGGACGGATCGAGGGCGATGCCGGCCTGGGCGACAGGGTAAATATGGTATTTTCCGGAACAGTGGCTGTCTACGGCAGGGGCAAAGCCGTGGTGGTTGAAACCGGCAGCGGGACCGAGTTCGGCCAGATTGCCCGCATGCTGAAGGAGGTCAGAGAGGAGAGGACGCCCCTGCAGGTCAACCTGGACAGCATAGGTAAATATATAGCCATAGGCGCATTGATACTGTGCGCCGTGCTGGCCGGCATGGGCATCTGGCGCGGGCATCCGCCGCTGGAGATGCTGATCTGGGGCGTAAGCCTGGCTGTGGCTGCGGTCCCCGAGGCGCTGCCCGCCGTGGTGACTATATCACTGGCGCTGGGCGTCAGGCGCATGGTCAAACGCCACGCGCTGGTGCGCCGGCTGTCCGCGGTAGAGACGCTGGGATGTACCACCGTGATCTGCTCCGATAAGACCGGCACGCTGACCGAGGACCAGATGACGATGAAAAAGATCTATCTGGACGGTCAATTTATCGAGGTTACCGGCACAGGCTATGAGCCCACGGGCGAATTTTACAGGGACGGCAGCAAGCTGGACCCGGCCGATCCCGTGCTGCAGAAGTATTTAAAGGCGGCCAACCTGTGCGCCAACGCCAAGCTTTACCAGGAGGACGATCGCTGGAGGATCAAGGGAGATCCCACGGAGGGCGCCTTCCTGGTGGCGGCGGCCAAGGCAGGTCTGATTGAATACCAGGCCGGCAACGATAATCCGCTGGTCGGCGAGATACCATTCACGTCGGAGACCAAGAGGATGGTGGTCGCCTACAGGGAGCCCGATGGAGTCGTGGCCTATTCCAACGGCGCAGCCGAGGTTATCCTTAATGCCTGCGAATATATCTATCGTGATGGACGGGAGGTCAGGTTGAATGAGGATGAGAAGGCCCGGATTCACGGCAAGATACATCAAATGGCGGCCGAGGCGCTCAGGGTGCTGGGCACCGCTTACAAGAGGCTGCCCGGTGGGTTCAATACTGAGGAATTCACGGTCCGCGGAATGGTGCTGCTCGGCCTGGGTGGAATGATCGATCCGCCGCGTTCGGAGGCCAAGGGGTCCATCGCAGTGTGCGACCAGGCCGGGATAAGGACCATCATGATAACGGGCGATCATAAGCTGACGGCGGTTACCATCGCCGGCGAGCTGGGCATAATGAAGGGCGGAATGGCGCTGACGGGCGAAGAGATAAACGGGATGTCCGAGGAAGAATTCAACCGCACGGCGGAGGAGGTCGATGTCTATGCCAGGGTCTCGCCGGAGCATAAACTGCGCGTGGTCGAGGCGCTGGCCCGCAAGGGACATGTGGTGGCCATGACAGGCGACGGCGTCAACGATGCGCCGGCGCTCAAGAAAGCGGATATCGGCATAGCCATGGGAATCAAAGGCACGGACGTTACCCGTGAAGCCGCCGATATGATTCTGACCGACGATAATTTCGCCTCAATTGTGGCGGCGGTGGAGGAAGGGCGGGCCATCTATGACAACATCAAGAAATATCTGGTATTCCTGCTTTCCTGCAATCTCGGTGAGATACTGCTCATGGCCTCCGCCATATTGCTGGGTCCTTTGCTGGGCATACCCGGAGGAGCGCTGCCACTGATCGCCGTGCAGATTCTCTACGTCAACCTGGCAACCGACGGCCTGCCGGCGCTGGCACTGGCCGTTGACCCCTACTCCAAAGACGTCATGTTCAGGAAGCCGCGACCGCGCAACCAGACCGTTTTCACGCGCAATACGGTGAGCTACATGGTTGTTATGGGAGTCTGGACATGCCTGGCTTCCATCTTCGTTTTCATATGGGCGTTGAACCGGGGCGAGAGCCTGCTGGAGGCGCAGAGCCTGTGTTTTGTCACCCTTATCATCATCCAGTTCCTCAATGCATTCAATTGCCGTTCGCTGGAGCGGTCGCTCTTCAACCTGGGCGTTGAACAGAACAGGTGGCTGCTGGCCGCCGTAGGCTGGGAGCTGACGCTGCTCTTACTTGTAGTCTACGTTCCCTTGCTGCAGGGCGCTTTCAACACTTATTCGCTGACTGTGGAGGATTGGGTGGTGGCGATATCCAGCGCCCTGACCATAGTCGTGGTCGCCGAGATATACAAGCTGATTTCCGTCAGGCTCAACAGGTAG
- the aroF gene encoding 3-deoxy-7-phosphoheptulonate synthase — MMIMKRDATEEEIKNVIRQIKVHGLKADVSRGDFRTVIGLVGDERKVPFDNFAILPGVKEVVKIETPYKLISREYGRAADGSGGLRRTIDIGNIHIGNGEPIIMAGPCAVENKKQLFMIAESIKKAGAHILRGGIFKPRSSVHSFQGVGGSDTKSAEQALKWMRDAGREFGLPVVTEVRGEDHVDLAAEYVDILQIGSRNMYNQDLLAKVGKKNRPILLKRHFGAGIEEFLSFADYIAAEGNKDIILCERGIVPVGKGKEYTRYTLDLAAVPVIKKETYLPVIIDPSHSTGRRDLIFSMSCAAVAAGADGLMIEVHYNPQEAIVDGRQTITPAELQDIIKSCREIHGMVSAKSGS; from the coding sequence ATGATGATAATGAAACGCGACGCCACGGAAGAGGAGATCAAGAACGTGATCAGGCAGATCAAGGTTCACGGGCTCAAGGCGGATGTCTCGCGGGGGGATTTCAGGACGGTTATCGGCCTGGTGGGCGATGAGCGCAAGGTGCCCTTCGATAACTTCGCCATACTGCCCGGCGTCAAGGAGGTGGTCAAAATCGAAACCCCATACAAGCTGATCAGCAGGGAGTACGGGCGCGCAGCCGACGGCAGCGGCGGGCTGCGCCGCACCATCGATATAGGCAACATCCATATCGGCAACGGTGAACCTATCATCATGGCCGGGCCCTGCGCGGTGGAGAACAAAAAACAGCTCTTCATGATCGCAGAGAGCATCAAAAAAGCCGGCGCACACATCCTGAGGGGCGGGATATTCAAGCCCAGGAGCTCGGTCCACTCCTTCCAGGGAGTGGGCGGCAGCGACACCAAGAGCGCCGAGCAGGCGCTCAAATGGATGCGCGATGCAGGCAGGGAGTTCGGTCTGCCCGTCGTCACCGAGGTCAGGGGCGAGGACCATGTAGACCTGGCGGCTGAATATGTCGATATACTTCAGATCGGATCGCGCAACATGTACAACCAGGACCTGCTGGCCAAGGTCGGCAAGAAGAACAGGCCCATACTGCTCAAGCGGCATTTCGGCGCCGGCATTGAGGAGTTCCTCTCCTTCGCCGATTACATCGCCGCCGAGGGCAACAAGGACATCATCCTTTGCGAGCGAGGCATCGTGCCGGTAGGCAAGGGCAAGGAGTATACGCGTTACACTCTGGACCTTGCCGCAGTGCCGGTCATTAAAAAGGAGACTTACCTGCCCGTAATCATCGATCCCAGCCACAGCACGGGCCGTCGTGACCTCATATTCAGTATGAGCTGCGCGGCCGTAGCCGCCGGCGCCGACGGACTGATGATCGAGGTGCACTATAATCCTCAGGAGGCCATCGTCGACGGCCGCCAGACCATTACACCCGCCGAATTACAGGATATAATAAAGTCCTGCCGTGAGATCCACGGCATGGTATCAGCCAAATCCGGAAGCTGA
- the aroB gene encoding 3-dehydroquinate synthase encodes MRTVRIKPGRVSYDVRIGGGLLYNAGRWARERFAGEKAVIISNPDVDRLYGVMVRQALEKEGFKTVTLLVAEGEQHKSLDTAARLYGGMQNARAERSTPVLALGGGVIGDLAGFVAATYMRGLPLVALPTTLLAQVDSSLGGKTAVDHGPLKNNIGVFHHPELVIADTFTLNSLPPKEVSNGLAEVIKYGMIRDRPFFSLLEKKMAGIRALEDDLLEEVVQRCVYIKARIVEKDERDTGLRNILNFGHTIGHAVEAASDFRIGHGQAVAIGMVKASAISNRLGIFPFRDLTRLKDLLLQAGLPVHMPRLDMSRVLQAINRDKKVVDGKTRFILPQRIGRVFISSDVSFALAVEVLENDNG; translated from the coding sequence TTGAGGACAGTAAGGATCAAGCCCGGCAGGGTAAGCTACGATGTGCGCATCGGCGGCGGCCTGCTTTACAATGCGGGCAGATGGGCCAGGGAACGGTTTGCAGGCGAGAAGGCTGTTATAATCAGCAATCCGGATGTCGACCGGTTGTACGGCGTCATGGTCAGGCAGGCACTGGAGAAAGAGGGCTTTAAAACCGTGACGCTGCTGGTGGCCGAGGGTGAGCAGCATAAATCACTCGACACCGCGGCCAGGCTCTACGGCGGAATGCAAAACGCCCGGGCGGAACGGTCCACTCCCGTGCTGGCGCTGGGAGGCGGCGTAATAGGCGACCTGGCGGGATTCGTGGCAGCCACCTACATGAGGGGCCTGCCCCTGGTGGCCCTGCCGACCACGCTGCTGGCCCAGGTGGACAGCAGTCTGGGGGGTAAAACGGCGGTGGACCACGGCCCGCTTAAAAACAATATCGGCGTGTTTCACCATCCCGAACTGGTCATCGCCGACACCTTCACTCTAAATAGTCTGCCGCCGAAAGAAGTCAGCAACGGACTGGCCGAGGTGATCAAGTACGGGATGATCCGCGACCGGCCCTTTTTCAGCCTGCTCGAGAAAAAAATGGCCGGCATCCGCGCCCTTGAAGACGACCTGCTGGAAGAAGTGGTCCAGCGTTGCGTGTATATCAAGGCGCGCATAGTGGAAAAAGATGAGCGCGACACCGGGCTGCGCAATATACTGAACTTCGGACACACCATAGGCCATGCCGTAGAGGCCGCATCCGATTTCAGGATAGGGCACGGCCAGGCCGTGGCTATAGGCATGGTCAAAGCCTCAGCCATCTCAAACCGGCTGGGTATATTCCCGTTTCGTGACCTGACCAGGCTGAAGGACCTGTTGCTGCAGGCGGGACTGCCTGTGCACATGCCCCGTCTGGATATGTCCAGGGTCCTGCAGGCTATTAATCGTGATAAAAAGGTGGTCGACGGCAAGACAAGGTTCATCCTGCCGCAAAGGATAGGACGCGTCTTCATTTCGAGCGATGTCAGCTTCGCCCTGGCCGTAGAAGTGCTGGAGAATGACAATGGATAA
- a CDS encoding type I 3-dehydroquinate dehydratase → MDKPRICAVITDSDTDAIKRNESLSDLFELRMDLVGDGWHKLVPHLHKPWIATMRDISHRGKFAGSEEQLVNELMRAVELGAAIVDIELDSPALNETVKRIKGNARCLISYHNWDETPPLERLSIIVKQQLAAGAAICKVVTMARDIDDNPSVLELPGRFPGIDVISFAMGPAGALSRVLSPLAGGYLTYASIDKTGGSAPGQLSVELLRRIYGTMA, encoded by the coding sequence ATGGATAAGCCCAGAATCTGCGCGGTGATCACCGACAGCGACACGGACGCCATCAAGAGAAATGAATCCCTGTCGGACCTGTTTGAGCTGCGCATGGACCTGGTTGGCGACGGCTGGCACAAACTGGTACCGCACCTGCATAAGCCCTGGATAGCTACCATGCGGGACATCTCGCACCGCGGAAAATTCGCCGGCAGCGAGGAGCAACTCGTTAACGAACTGATGCGGGCGGTCGAACTGGGCGCCGCCATCGTGGACATCGAGCTTGACTCTCCGGCGCTTAATGAGACGGTGAAACGCATAAAGGGCAACGCCAGATGCCTGATATCCTATCACAACTGGGATGAGACTCCCCCGCTGGAGCGACTATCTATCATCGTAAAACAGCAACTCGCCGCGGGCGCCGCTATCTGCAAAGTCGTGACCATGGCCAGAGATATCGATGACAACCCGTCGGTGCTCGAACTACCGGGCCGCTTCCCGGGGATCGATGTGATCTCCTTCGCCATGGGTCCGGCAGGTGCGCTCAGCCGCGTCCTCTCGCCTCTGGCGGGCGGCTATCTGACCTATGCCTCGATTGATAAGACCGGAGGCTCCGCCCCAGGGCAGCTGAGCGTGGAGCTCCTGCGCAGGATTTATGGGACGATGGCGTGA
- a CDS encoding shikimate dehydrogenase: MADFELNGSTMVCGVMGDPLEHSVSPAMHNAAFRKLGLNYVYLPFRVSKENLAGAVEGIRALHIAGMNVTIPHKVSIIPLLDEVDALAQRIGAVNVVHNKDGRLLGFNTDAEGFLRLLKEQGIEAGRMHAVVIGAGGASRAVCFALASLGSNVTILNRTVQKALDCAADMAKYTGRTFAALELNPDNLASALAKADLVVNATSLGMAPQAGESPVNGKLLERRHIVADIVYNPVVTRLLSDAEKAGARIIGGLDMLGWQGALSLEIWTGCRAPVDLMRRAAAEAVKRYEK; this comes from the coding sequence ATGGCGGATTTTGAATTGAACGGCAGCACAATGGTATGCGGCGTGATGGGTGATCCGCTGGAACACAGCGTCTCCCCCGCCATGCACAACGCCGCCTTTCGCAAGCTGGGGCTCAACTATGTTTATTTACCCTTCAGGGTGAGCAAAGAGAATCTGGCGGGCGCCGTCGAAGGCATCCGGGCGCTGCATATCGCAGGCATGAACGTTACGATACCTCATAAGGTGTCGATTATACCCCTGCTGGACGAGGTCGATGCGCTGGCGCAGCGCATCGGCGCAGTTAATGTGGTCCACAACAAAGACGGGAGACTATTGGGTTTCAATACCGACGCCGAGGGTTTCCTGCGCCTGCTGAAGGAGCAGGGCATAGAGGCGGGCAGAATGCATGCAGTCGTTATCGGCGCGGGTGGCGCCTCCAGGGCCGTCTGCTTCGCGCTGGCCTCTCTCGGCAGCAATGTTACCATCCTCAACCGGACCGTACAAAAAGCGCTGGACTGCGCGGCAGACATGGCGAAATATACGGGCCGTACATTCGCGGCGCTGGAGTTGAATCCGGACAACCTGGCCTCAGCGCTGGCAAAGGCCGACCTGGTGGTGAACGCCACCAGCCTGGGAATGGCCCCGCAGGCCGGCGAGAGCCCGGTCAACGGCAAACTGCTGGAGCGCAGGCATATCGTGGCGGATATCGTATATAATCCGGTCGTAACCAGGCTGCTCAGCGACGCGGAGAAAGCGGGGGCCAGGATTATAGGAGGGCTGGATATGCTGGGATGGCAGGGGGCGCTGTCCTTGGAAATATGGACCGGCTGCAGAGCGCCGGTCGATTTGATGCGCCGGGCGGCTGCCGAAGCGGTGAAACGCTATGAAAAGTAA
- a CDS encoding shikimate kinase: protein MKSNIALIGFMGAGKSAVGRALAKAAAMDFIDLDTIIQQKAGRSISQIFSYDGEAAFRRIESQAVNDAAGRENTVIACGGGVVLEQSNVEALRRNAIIVYLPAEPSVLLRRVLNNPEQRPLLQVVDPASAMGGLLKRRLPLYEAAADLTIDTSALDIERVVEKIISELRTYDCHNLPEQA, encoded by the coding sequence ATGAAAAGTAATATCGCTTTAATCGGCTTTATGGGGGCAGGCAAATCCGCGGTCGGCCGGGCGCTGGCGAAGGCCGCCGCAATGGATTTTATCGATCTCGATACCATCATCCAGCAAAAAGCAGGGAGGTCGATCTCCCAGATTTTTTCATATGACGGCGAAGCCGCCTTCCGGCGTATCGAGTCACAGGCGGTCAACGACGCCGCCGGCAGGGAAAACACGGTGATAGCCTGCGGAGGCGGGGTGGTTCTCGAGCAATCCAACGTCGAGGCGCTCAGGCGCAATGCGATTATAGTATATCTGCCGGCCGAGCCCTCCGTCCTGCTGCGGCGCGTATTAAACAACCCTGAACAGCGTCCCCTGCTGCAGGTCGTCGATCCCGCTTCGGCCATGGGCGGGCTGCTCAAACGCAGGTTGCCTTTGTACGAGGCGGCGGCCGATCTGACGATAGATACATCGGCGCTCGATATCGAGCGCGTGGTAGAAAAAATAATTTCGGAGCTAAGAACTTATGATTGTCACAATCTCCCGGAGCAGGCTTAG
- the aroA gene encoding 3-phosphoshikimate 1-carboxyvinyltransferase, whose product MIVTISRSRLSGGIPAPSSKSYTLRGLMCAALSDGWSEIERPLYADDTDAGRDVLRKIGVLINEKEGSWLVKGNSLRQPDSELFCRDSAGTLRFMTAICSLVPGTCRLTAGLSLSRRPIAPLVEALKLLGVDCTTEGSAAVTIRGGRLKGGTAGLPGDISSQLVSALLFIAPRADEGMSIELAPPVESRPYIDMTIDCMKKYGVRVQRSPDDLRFEIKPQAYRPARYCVEGDWSSASYLLALGAVAGDVQVSNLNRSSLQADREILTLLKRIGADLQARGDGVRARKAKLKAVKADLSDCIDLLPTMAVLAAAAQGESILSGISRARLKESDRVAAVKEGLQRMGIPVREERDTLSITGAGPAGCTIDAKGDHRIAMAFSILGVLAGNTVIEGAECVNKTYPDFWAGLKSLGGEVVLNEQ is encoded by the coding sequence ATGATTGTCACAATCTCCCGGAGCAGGCTTAGCGGCGGGATACCGGCTCCATCCTCCAAGAGCTACACACTGCGCGGCCTGATGTGCGCCGCGCTTTCGGACGGGTGGAGCGAGATCGAACGTCCGCTTTATGCCGACGACACCGACGCCGGTCGTGACGTGCTGCGTAAAATCGGGGTACTTATCAATGAAAAGGAAGGCTCCTGGCTGGTCAAAGGCAATAGCCTCCGCCAGCCTGATTCGGAGCTGTTCTGCCGCGATTCGGCCGGCACGCTGCGCTTTATGACAGCCATCTGCTCTCTTGTACCGGGCACCTGCCGGCTGACGGCGGGTTTGTCTCTATCGAGAAGGCCCATCGCTCCGCTGGTGGAGGCACTCAAGCTGCTGGGCGTGGACTGCACCACTGAGGGCAGCGCGGCGGTTACCATCCGGGGAGGCCGCTTAAAGGGCGGCACGGCCGGGCTGCCGGGGGACATCAGCTCGCAGCTTGTCTCAGCACTGCTTTTCATCGCGCCCAGGGCCGATGAGGGGATGAGCATAGAGCTGGCCCCGCCGGTGGAATCCAGGCCTTATATCGATATGACGATCGATTGCATGAAGAAGTACGGTGTCCGGGTGCAGCGCAGCCCTGATGATCTTAGATTCGAGATCAAGCCGCAGGCCTACAGGCCCGCACGCTACTGCGTGGAAGGGGACTGGTCGTCGGCCTCCTACCTGCTGGCGCTGGGCGCCGTGGCGGGCGACGTACAGGTGTCGAACCTGAACAGGTCGAGCTTGCAGGCCGACAGGGAGATACTGACCCTGCTCAAGCGCATAGGCGCCGATTTGCAGGCACGTGGCGACGGTGTGAGGGCCAGGAAGGCGAAACTGAAAGCCGTGAAGGCCGACCTGTCCGACTGCATCGATCTGCTGCCGACCATGGCGGTGCTGGCTGCCGCAGCGCAGGGAGAGAGCATCCTGAGCGGCATCAGCCGCGCCCGGCTGAAGGAGTCCGACAGGGTGGCTGCGGTAAAGGAGGGGTTACAGCGGATGGGCATACCTGTCAGGGAGGAGAGGGATACCTTGAGTATCACCGGCGCCGGGCCTGCCGGCTGCACGATCGATGCGAAAGGCGACCACAGGATAGCCATGGCCTTCAGCATACTGGGCGTGCTGGCCGGCAATACGGTCATAGAGGGCGCCGAGTGCGTGAACAAGACATATCCAGACTTCTGGGCCGGCTTGAAGAGCCTGGGAGGGGAGGTGGTTTTAAATGAGCAATAG
- the aroC gene encoding chorismate synthase — MSNSIGMQFVVTSFGESHGRCVGVVIDGCPAGLPIGLDEIQAEVDRRKPQSSAGGTGRREEDRVEALSGIFNGRSTGAPICLLAWNKDADSSAYKDIISTPRPGHADYTAFLKYGKYNDFRGGGRFSGRITAGFVMAGAIARKLLALHGIEIIAHTVQIGDIKADPHLSHITRRIIDKTPVRCVDPVAAKKMMAVIKAVQKEADSIGGTVEALALNVPGGLGEPVFDTLEGELSRAFFAIPAARGVEFGAGFSAASMKGSQHNDLFSVKNKKIVTLTNHAGGVSGGLSNGMPIIARIVFKPTASIGKSQKTVSLKTGRTVDLSVKGRHDSCIVPRAVPVVEAMMSLVLCDFALRAGHIGRIIS; from the coding sequence ATGAGCAATAGCATCGGAATGCAGTTTGTTGTAACCAGCTTCGGGGAAAGCCACGGCAGGTGCGTGGGCGTGGTGATTGACGGCTGCCCGGCAGGCCTGCCCATCGGGCTGGATGAGATACAGGCCGAGGTAGATCGCCGCAAACCGCAGAGCAGCGCCGGCGGCACGGGGCGCAGAGAAGAGGACAGGGTGGAAGCCCTCTCGGGCATATTTAACGGCAGGTCGACGGGTGCGCCCATCTGCCTGCTGGCCTGGAATAAAGACGCCGACTCCAGTGCCTATAAAGATATCATCTCCACACCCAGGCCGGGCCATGCCGATTATACGGCCTTTCTCAAATACGGCAAATACAACGATTTCCGCGGCGGCGGCAGGTTCTCCGGCCGTATCACAGCCGGATTCGTCATGGCGGGCGCGATAGCCAGGAAGCTGCTTGCGCTACACGGTATCGAGATAATCGCCCACACCGTGCAGATCGGTGATATCAAGGCCGACCCGCACCTCTCGCATATCACAAGACGCATCATAGATAAGACCCCGGTGAGATGCGTTGACCCTGTGGCGGCAAAAAAAATGATGGCCGTGATTAAGGCCGTTCAGAAGGAGGCCGACAGCATCGGCGGCACGGTGGAGGCGCTGGCGCTCAACGTGCCCGGCGGGCTGGGGGAGCCGGTCTTCGACACACTGGAGGGCGAACTTTCCAGGGCTTTCTTCGCCATACCCGCCGCCAGGGGCGTCGAATTCGGCGCCGGTTTCAGCGCGGCATCAATGAAGGGATCGCAACACAACGACCTCTTCAGCGTAAAAAACAAGAAAATAGTCACTCTTACCAACCATGCAGGCGGGGTATCGGGCGGATTGAGCAACGGTATGCCCATTATCGCCAGAATAGTCTTCAAACCCACTGCGTCTATCGGTAAAAGCCAGAAGACCGTCAGTCTGAAAACAGGCCGGACGGTCGATCTATCCGTCAAAGGCCGGCACGATAGTTGCATCGTGCCGAGGGCGGTGCCCGTGGTTGAAGCCATGATGTCGCTGGTTCTGTGCGACTTCGCCTTGCGGGCCGGCCATATAGGGAGAATAATCTCATGA
- the pheA gene encoding prephenate dehydratase — MSLDDLRKDIDSIDSSIVKLLSRRLMAARKIGDFKRKGRGLIQDAAREKAVLEHVRRLAKKEGVNPEDVERLYRQIIAASRSVQGTEVAFQGQDGAYSQEAAFDFFGNSVLTRPCETLDEVFKLVQEGGVPCGIVPVENSQEGSISRSYDLLLDADVMVCGETLIRVSHCLISNRGVSPSSIKRIYSHPQALAQCQAYLRYLGCEIIPAYDTAGSVKMIKEKKIMDGAAIAGARSAQIYDMKILDREIEDNPRNTTRFFVLGRSDAPPSGHDKTSIVFLLKHKPGTLYQALGEFAKRRINLTKIESRPTRQKPWEYNFYLDFEGHRSDGAVQQTLIQLEDISLFLKVLGSYPKARQT, encoded by the coding sequence ATGAGCCTGGATGATTTGAGAAAAGACATCGACAGCATCGATTCAAGTATAGTTAAGCTGTTGTCCCGGCGGTTGATGGCAGCCCGCAAGATAGGAGATTTCAAGAGAAAAGGACGCGGACTGATCCAGGATGCCGCCCGCGAAAAGGCGGTATTGGAGCACGTCAGACGGCTGGCAAAAAAAGAGGGCGTCAATCCGGAAGATGTAGAACGGCTCTACCGCCAGATTATCGCTGCATCGAGGAGCGTACAGGGAACAGAGGTCGCCTTCCAGGGACAGGACGGCGCCTACAGCCAGGAGGCGGCCTTCGACTTCTTCGGCAATTCCGTGCTGACGCGCCCCTGCGAGACGCTGGACGAGGTATTCAAGCTGGTGCAGGAAGGCGGCGTGCCCTGCGGGATAGTGCCGGTTGAGAACTCTCAGGAAGGCAGCATCAGCCGCTCCTACGACCTGCTGCTGGACGCGGACGTGATGGTCTGCGGGGAGACGCTGATCAGGGTCTCGCACTGCCTGATCTCCAACCGCGGCGTTTCTCCATCGTCCATTAAAAGGATCTACTCCCACCCGCAGGCCCTGGCGCAATGCCAGGCCTACCTGCGGTACCTGGGCTGCGAGATCATACCGGCCTACGATACGGCGGGCAGCGTGAAAATGATAAAAGAGAAGAAGATCATGGACGGGGCGGCCATCGCCGGCGCCCGTTCCGCACAGATTTACGATATGAAAATACTGGACCGCGAGATCGAAGATAATCCCCGCAATACCACCCGGTTCTTCGTTCTCGGCCGCTCAGATGCGCCGCCTTCAGGCCACGACAAGACCTCCATCGTCTTTTTGCTCAAGCACAAACCGGGCACGCTGTACCAGGCGCTGGGGGAGTTCGCCAAAAGGCGGATCAACCTGACCAAAATAGAGTCGCGTCCCACCCGCCAGAAACCCTGGGAATATAATTTCTACCTGGATTTCGAGGGCCACCGCAGCGATGGCGCAGTGCAGCAGACGCTGATACAATTGGAGGATATCTCCCTCTTCCTCAAGGTGCTGGGATCCTATCCAAAGGCCAGACAGACATGA